Within the Rosa rugosa chromosome 2, drRosRugo1.1, whole genome shotgun sequence genome, the region TCCAAAAACAGAATTTTCAACTTTCATTAATGCTTATTGTATATATAGGCGTATAGCAGTATGAAATGAATATATAAGACAGTATTTCATAaggacaaaattataaaattttgGTTATACTTCGTTGTGGAAACTAAACTTAGAGCTAAGAAACCAATGTAAATGTAAATAACTCAATTCAAACAATTGTtcaaaataaagggaattaagtgaattttttgaataaatgataATTTTATCGATAAAACTCATGCAAAGAAGATCATTACATACCCTCTCGCTGCCTCGCAATGGACAGAACAAGGATTCGTGGTGAAgaccacagtggtacatagggaTAGACCAACTATGTTCAAACTTATCACTCACTTATTtaaagcaagcctataactatgacaaAATTTAATATGTAATTTATAGGCATAGAAACATAAGAGAAACTACATCTTCTCCTTGTCCTTCAAGCTAGGGCTATGAGGTTTTCGTAAGTACAACATGCTCAGGACTTCATCAGCAGGTACCTTTTTGGATTTAGGCAAGCTTGACTGCAATCGAGGCCATTGTGCAATTCTTGGGAGTCCCAACGTGCTGCCTCTCCACCATAAAGCCTAGTAGCTTTGCCCAAACATCAACACCAATCACCAAATTTGATTGGAATCAGATTGACGAGGGGTGCCTCATTTTGGGGATGATCGTTCTTGATCCATTCATGGCGCACCTTCAACGACACCAAGTACACAGAATTCAGACCAAAACATCGTTGCCGGAGCGATGGAAACTTGGAAATAGTATTTTGGGTGCACGAGACATTGTCTTGCTCTATGGAGGATATGTTATTGATGATGGAGAACCAAAGCAACGAAAGAAAGCGATAGCCGAAGATGGACATCGCGATGAGGGAGATGGACGAAGGCTGAAGCTGTCGCTGCCTCTTGGATGAAAAAGAGGTTGACGGCTAGAAAACCCTAACAGACGCATCTTTTTTTTCTACTATTCAGAAAGTTCGAATTCATATGGAATTAAGTGAATTGAACCCGTGAAAACTGTATAAAATAAAGGgcaaaatactgtttagtccctgaagtatGCCTTGttctcgtttcagtccctgcctttctaatttaatctcaaaagtccctgaactcaaaATTTATAGTCCAACTAGTCCATTCCCTCGATTTCATCCGGTTGCTCGCTGACGTGTCAGTTTTGTACTTGCCAGCTCAGCGCCACGTAAGACACTGATTTGTAAAGTGACGAAAATGCCCCTGCTTCAGTTTCTTCCAAAATTTCCTCCGAAATGGTAGTCTCCTGAGAGAactcgaggagagagaaagtagatctagatttctctctctcctccaccagtGAATATCTCGGCACCACCGtgcctcacctccaccaccacagTGTCCATCAATCTCTGGCGACTCAAACCCAGCTCCCACATCTtccggagtcgccggaaaatgaCTCACGCGCCGACGAAGCAATACCCAGAACTGCTTTGGACACCCAACCTTTCTGGGTGTCttaacttctctctcttctagcACTTCCGGCAAACCCAAATCACCACCAACGACTGCTCTCTTCTCCAAGTTGTCACCACCACCTCCCATTACCGTGAATTTCTTCAACCTGCAACTTTCAGGGTATTGGGTTcatagaggagagagaggatggGAGAGAATCCCAAAAGCTAACTATACAAGGCAAATCCCAGAAGCTAACTACACAAGGCAAATCCCAGAACTTTCAAATAGAATCTAGCTTACCTCATGATCAAATGAGATCAAGATCAGAACCCAATTTGCAGGTTCACGTTCGACGAAGAACACGGCAAACCTAAATTCCTCAACTCGGCCAATTTCcataaattttcagaatttaacTCCGACTCAAGGTCACGAAGAACACGGCAAAGCCGAAACCAGCCCAAAATCACAACTTTTCCAAAACTTGATCGAACTCGAAAATCACTTACACCAGCTTGTAGAGTACGGAGAGCAGATCGTCTTTCATATATCAAGCAAGCCCAACTGCCACCGTAGATGCCGGAAAATGTCCCGAAACGGCCGAAGCAACCCAGAAACGAAAATCATCAAAACGTGGTCAAATTCAAAATCTAATTACACAGGCTTGTAGAGCATGTCGAGAAGTTGAAGTTTGATACCCCCGACGGCGTTAGGGAGGCTGGAGCCACCGAGAGAGAGGGAGATCCACGCCGGCGAGAAATCGAAGAGTGAGTTTGGTGTCATGAGTTTTAGGGCGTTGAGAGTGGGGTCGCGGCTGGCGTATTTGTACTTGACGCTCAAGACGGCGTTGTCGAGAGCGACGCCGGCGATGATGTTGGTGGAAATTAGGAGGagtaagagaagaagaaagctcCGGCATGAGGTTGTGAGAGTGAGCGTGCCTGTTTTCATGGCGGAAGACCACATCGTCGCGGTCGTCGctgaaattgaagttgaagAAGAGCTTGGTAGTGGTGGTGGAGTGTTTTTGGATGGTGAGCTCGGTAGTGGTGGTGGAGAGCTCGGTGTAAAGAGAAAGAACGAAGAGCAGGGGCAATCTCGTCACTTTACATGCAGATAACTGACACGTCAGCGAGCAACCAGATGAAATCGAGGGAATGGACCAGTTGGACTATAAATtttgagttcagggacttttgagattaaattagaaagacagggactgaaacgaggacGAAGGTatacttcagggactaaacagtattttgcCCTAAAATAAACCATCAAACCTTTTCTCTGACATCAAACAAAATTACCTCGCATTGTCTCAGTTAATTAAACATAAATCTCACATAGCCTTCATATATGGAAAAAGTTGATCAAAATGTGTTTGTCAAGGTTCGTTTGGTCTTAGCAAGTGTAGCACTACTCATTTCATTTACAGCAGCTCAAGAATTTGAGGCTTTTAATGAAGTCTCTGATTATGCCTCAGGCCCTGCTAGCATTGAAGTTGACTATGTAGTCATTGAAGATGTCTACGCTCCAATTTCCTCAGAAGACAGTGAATGACCATTCCCTCCAAAACCAGAACTATCAAATTTGTGAAATTGCTGCTTTCATATTCATAACTTAAAGAAAAAGATTATGAGGCATTGCCTAAGAGGCTAAGGGTGTGCAGATTTGGAAAATGTATGTGATCAATCTATAACTCCTTCTTCTTTCTAATTGATATTGTTGCATACTAGCTCATGTAATCCATCCATAATAATTAGTGATTACAGTAGTGCAATAAAATTATTAATAACTTCTTTTATGTCGTTGTAGTAAATTTGTTATCTtactatctttttcttttttgaaaatggCAGAGGTACTAGTTGGGTGCCTCATTATTATTAATAGGAAGAGAATAGATTTGGGGGGACAACAAGCCTGATCCCCTAGCAAGATTACAACTACCCTCATAGAGAACGTCCCGAATGATAACATATATCTCCTTTAACCATAACTCATCCATATTACTCCAACTAGCAAGGTGTGCTAACTTATTGGCCACGCCGTTTGCTTCACGATAAACATgccaaaattgaaaagaaaaaaaactaagaCAACTAGCATACCTTGTACAGTCTTTAACAATTCGGCCTATGTCTTACGAGTCATTCTCATCCCTAGTAAGGGCATTAACAAGCATTGCACAATCCGATTCAACCTCAGTTTCACCCCCCCTTGGTGGATTGCCACAAACAGACCTGCATGGAAGGATTCTACCTCAGCTTGAATGGAAGATTGAATGACAGGAAAAGGCCTAGCCAATGCAGCCATGCAAACTCCTTGTTCATTTCGGACAATAACTCCAATGCCACCACTACTGCTCGAAAGCTGCCATCAATATTCACTTTCAGTCTACCACTCGGTGGAGACTTCCATTTTGTGATGGGGTGTTTAGCCTTCATGTAAGTGCGTGCATGATACTGCTTATACTCCTCAAAGAAAGCACTAACCCACTTTGTCATGGTCACGGGGATAAAGCAACCACCCTTCCAAATTAGATTATTTCTTTCACACCACACAACCCACAAAGACATGACAAACAGCTCAAGATGCTCACCATGAAGCTGATCGAATATTTCATTGATCCAATCAACGACTGAATTAGGAGGGTGCACTTCAGGAATCAACTTCAATGGCCCAAAATGCCAAAACATGCTAACAGCTCCACAGTTCTTAAAAATATGTATAGTATCTTCTCTACCATTGGCACAGTAGGGACACGAGACATCTGGAAGCATAACCCTCTTATACAGGGAAACTCAAGTAGGTAATATACCTTTGACCAGACTCCATAAAAACATGTGTACCTTGGGGGGGGGACATTAATTTTCCACATGCAATTTATTCCAGAAAGGACCGGCATTAGATTGCGAGGTAGACGAATATGCCCTCTGCTCTATCTGCATTGTTGATCTTGTAATCTGATACCCATTTTTGACCGTGTGCACACTCTTGTTATCAAAGTGCCATATCATCAAATCTTCACCGCCATTTAAACTTAATAAAATTTTAGCAATATAGCTTATCTCCATGTCAGTAAACAACTCTTACAAAAGCCACACCTCCCATTCACCACTCTCAGTATTAATAAGGTCAAAAACCTTCATATCCTCCGAACCCTGCATGGGAGGTGAGAAGGGTCTGAAACTATATGGCAGAGGGAGCCATAGATCACTCTAGATCGAAATCTTCTCACCACTCTTGACTTGAAACCTTAAAACTAATAGTAAGAGCTCTCTACCCTTTAAAATGCTCCGCCATGTGAAAGAAGAGCCATTCTTAACCTCAACATGCAAGAAATCCGTGTAAGAGAAGTAGCGGGCGTTCTGTTATCTTGCTATCTTTTATATAATGCAAATTTTCTTAAGATGGTTAAATTTTTAAGCTCCCTCTTATACCCATTACATATGAATGAAAATATAACTAATCATGACTTTTCAAATTGAAAGGGTACATGCCTTTTATTTCCAATAAGTGTCTTTAGGAATTACTAATTAGTGTGTCTTTCAAGGAGATAAGTGAACATATATATTAGTTCACTTGGGTTTCTATATATACTCATAGTCATATCTCCTTCAATACACATCAAGATAAATCAAAGAGATCAAGAAACATCAAGAGAATCAAATCAATGATTTATTTCTCATTTTTTCTACAAGTCTTCTTTGTGTCGAGAGAGtacaaaatataatttatagttCGCCAGAGTCTAAAATTACAATGATTTAGTTTTGGATCATCGATTATTGTATTCTAGAAAATGGACACCCATCGAATTGCAATCATAAGGGTAGGGGTGAAATATGTTTTTAGTCCATTGCATTTTGCAAGCCTCAATTGAAAAATCAAGTCACTGATTTCAattctattattatttttttttttttcagtttatcAGTAACTTTGATTTCACTTGTATACTGCACTCATATATTAGGTTGAAATATTACATGCAATCCTTGTCATAGCATCCATTTGTCTGCAAACTGCTTTGTGTTTTTAGGATAGAAACATTACTTGCAATCCTAGTCGTACATATATGTAGTTGTTTACGAATACCTTTTATTTATTGAAGATTGATATGTTTCTTACAATTCTTAGTGAAATTTATGTTATGATTAAACATCATATATATGATTGTTCCCCAACAATtaatttgtcaaaaaaaaaaaaaaaaaatcaaaagagggtaaaataaaataaaaaatggtcATAAAAAGTCAATAAAACTACCCAATACTCGATCTTCTCTCCTAATTTGTCttcttttgtctttcatttttattgatttttttttcattttttatttagtATTTCACATttcctcaagaaaaaaaaaaactccaatgGTACGAGTTAAATGCGTGTCAAGAGGCTGATAAACTTTGAAAGCATTTTGAAACCCTCGttctcaattaatttttttttttttttggatcaaatcATCATCCATACTTCATTCAACCAGAAGGAAAGTTACAAGCAGGGATGCAATGTAGTACAACAGCCAAAAGACCTGCTTCTAACTCAAGTCCGATCATCTGATCTGAACAAACCTTCCCAaattctaaaaacaaaaaatagagcTAAACTCTCCAGAACACCAGTAAGGCTACAAATGACCAAAATCCAGCAAACGGGCCACAACAGCATGGTTCGAGCCAACGTCGGCATACCAACTGAGTCATGGCTCAGACCCAAGAAGGAAAAATGAGCACCAATCATCTTCGCCTCGTCGGCTAGTGAATACACGTGATAGAATCTGTTTTGAGGATCAACATCACAATAGGCGTTGGTGTTTGAAGGCATTAAAGCACAACAAGACCCAAAACGGGTCACCCACAGCcaacaacagaaaataaaactaaaaactgggaaaaaactgaagaaaaacaaagaacaccCGCCAGGCTTAGACCAAAGCTGGAACAGAGCAAACCCAAAtccagaaaccaagccaagcccAGATCTAAAAGCAGCTCACACCCGACCCAAACTTCGGCCCCGACCCACTACAACCTCAGCTGCTCTCCGGATCCCATCCCATCCCTCCAACCTTTGCCGCTGATCCATCCGGCCCCCGATCAAGGACTGACCACCGTCGATGAACCATCACAGATCCACGGCGTCTCCGCAAGACGAAAAACACCAACCCCTGAGACAAGAAGCCAACTCAGATCGAGATCCAAACTGGAGAGGATCTCCGATCTGCTCGACAGCCGCCCAAACTACCCGATCCAACCTACTACCAGATCAGGATTGACAACACCCAAAACAGCCCCCTCCCCCTCTGCCGTCACTGGATATGCAACATTTGACGGCATCGCCTGACCGGCAGACTCAGACAGGCAAGCACCCTCATCTTCCTTCACCACCACAACCCAAGGAGAGGAGCATCGATCGAGAGCAAAAACGGAGGGCGCACACC harbors:
- the LOC133730457 gene encoding uncharacterized protein LOC133730457, whose amino-acid sequence is MLPDVSCPYCANGREDTIHIFKNCGAVSMFWHFGPLKLIPEVHPPNSVVDWINEIFDQLHGEHLELFVMSLWVVWCERNNLIWKGGCFIPVTMTKWVSAFFEEYKQYHARTYMKAKHPITKWKSPPSGRLKVNIDGSFRAVVVALELLSEMNKEFAWLHWLGLFLSFNLPFKLR